The sequence GGCACGGGCATGACCTTCGGCACGGACGTGGACGGGTTCCGGTCGACGCTCGGCCGCAACCCGGTCCTCAAGGTGAGCACCGGCCGTGACGTCCTGCTCTTCGGCGCGGCGGTGGTGAGGGTCCGGGCGCGCTCGTGAGCTTCCGCCGGGTGCCGGTGAGGGTCCGGGGCGCTGGTGAGCTTCCGCCGGGCGCTCGTGAGGGGGCGGGCGCTGCTCGCGGGCTTTCGCGAGGCGCTCGTGAGGGTCCTGACACGCCCGCGAGGTGCCGGTGATGTGCCGGTGAGATTCCGTGAGGCGTGGGACGGGCCGGTCCGGAAGGGGTGTGGAACGGGCCAATAAAGGTTTGGGAGCGGGAGGGCCAACGGCACGGCTTCAAGAACGGGACGAACTGGTACGGTCTGCGTGAACACTCCGGCGTATGGTCAGGCGCGGGTCGAATCGTCGGGATTAACCCTCGGACGATCAGTTGCTTGATTACCCTGAGGAAGGGCCGTCTGTCTGGTCTCTCGGAGGTCTTTCAGGCTTGTCTGAGCCGAAGGGGCGGGCCACGTAGGAAGGGCGGTGTCGCGTGGATCGCTGCGCGCTGTTCGTGGACGCTGGCTACCTGCTGGCCGACGGCGCGATGGCCGTACATGGGACCCGCCATCGCGAGGCAGTCTCCTGGGACTACCCGGGACTGCTCAAGTTGCTCGGCAACCTGTCCAAGGAACGGACCGGGCTGCCACTGCTGCGCTGCTACTGGTACGAGGCGAGCGTCGAAGGCCGCCGGACCGCCGAGCACGACGCGCTGGCCGACCTCCCGGGCCTCAAGCTCCGGCTGTCGCGCATCCGCCCCGGCCGCCGCGAAGGTGTCGACGCCCAGGTCCACCGTGACCTGATGACGCTGGCCCGCAACAGCGCGGTCTGCGACGCGGTCGTCGTCAGCGGCGACGAGGACCTGGCACAGGTCGTCTGCGACGCCCAGGACCTCGGTATCCGCGTCACCGTGGTGCACATCACGGCCGACGGAAGCTGGGCGGTTTCCCGCTCGCTCCGCCAGGAGTGCGACGACCTGATCGAGATCGGCAGCAGCCACCTGCGCCCCTACGTCAGCCTCGCCGGTGCCATGGAGACGCCCGCCCTGAGCAACGGCCACCAGCCGGGCGGCAACGGCCAGGCCCCCGCCTCCCTCGGCAACGGCGCCCCGCCCGCCGCCCCGGTGGTGCAGGCTCCCCGCGCCACGCCTCCTCCCGCGCCCTCCCAGCCCGCGCTGCCGTCCTACCCGAGCTACAACCACGAACCCCCGCAGGCCCCGGCCCCGCAGCAACCCCAGCCGGCGCCGGCTCCGCAACCCCTGGCGGCCCCCAACGGCCCGACCGGCCCGCTGCAGCCCCCTCCGCAGGCCCAGCAGTACGCCTCGGGCAACACCGGCAACATGCCCGGCTACCAGCCCGGCCAGCTCGGCGCCTACACCGGCCCCCAGGCGGCCCCCGTGCCGGTCCAGAACGCCTCCAACAGCAGCACGACCACCCTCTCCGACGCCGTGAAGGCCGCCCACAAGGAAGGCCACGACTTCGGCGAGTCCGTCGCCAAGGACGCCCCCGCCCTGTGGCTGGAGGCCGTGCTCGCCCGCAAGCCCCGCATGCCCTCCGACCTGGAGGCCCGCCTCCTCCAGGGCTCCTCCCTGCCGATCGACTTCCTCCTCCACGACGAGGTCCGCCACGCCCTCCGCCGAGGCTTCTGGGACGCCCTGGAGCGCGCCCGCCGCTAGGTCTCCGCCGGGCCGGTCCTGCCGCCGGCACGGTTCCGGCGCGGTGGCCGGGGCTGTTCCGGCGCGGTGTGTCGCCGGGTGCCGAGGGCGGTCGCGTGTGGGCTTTCCCCCGTCAGGGCTTTCCGGAAGGCGCGGCGGAGGGGTCCGGTGCGAGCTCGTAGCCGCTGGCCTGCAGGCTGAACAGCCGCGCGTATTCTCCTCCCAGCGCCATGAGCTCGCTGTGGGAACCGCGTTCGGTGATCTTCCCCTCGCTCAGCACGATGATGAGGTCCGCGTCCCGCAGGGCCCCGAGCCGGTGTGAGATCAGGACGCTGGTACGGCCTGCCCGGTGCCGGCGCAGTCCCAGGTGGACGGCGTGCTCGGCCTCCGCGTCCAGACCGGAGCTCGGCTCGTCGAGGATGAGCAGATCCCGGTGGTGGCGCATCAGGGCGCGGGCCAGCGCCAGCCGCTGCCACTGGCCGCCCGACAGCGTCACTCCCGCCTGCCGGTCGTCGTTGTCGCCGAAGAAGATCCGGCTGAGCAGCGTGTCGTAGCCCCTGGGCAGATCGTCGAGCGTGTCGTGGATCCCCGCGCGCCGGGCGGCGGTCCGGACGAGCTCCGGGTCGGCGCCCGCGGTCAGGTCGCCCAGCATGATGTTCTCGGTGGCGGTGAGGTCGTATGACATGTAGTCCTGGAACACCGCGCCGACCCGGGCGCGCAGGTCGTCCGGGTGCACGTCGCGCAGGTCCACGCCGTCCCAGTGGATGGAGCCGCGGACCGGGTCATACAGCCGGCACAGCAGTTTGACCAGGGTGCTCTTGCCCGCCCCGTTCAGGCCGACCAGGGCGACGGCCTGGCCGTGCGGGATGAAGAGGTCAACCCCTCGCAGCACCCAGGGGTGCCCGTCGTCGTAGCGGAACCACACGTCGCGCAGCTCGATGCCCTCGCGCAGCGGGGGCAGCGCGGTGGGTTCCGCGGCCACCGGCAGCCCGGGATCGGCTTGGACGACGCCGAGGTAGTACCCGAACATCAGCAGGGCGTTGTGCGCGCTCGCCCACTGGCCGACGATCAGGGTCAGGGCCGTCTGCACCCCGGCGACGGCGGCGACGAACACCGAGACGTCCCCGACGCTCAGACCTCCCTCGATGGCGGTCAGCACGGCCCAGAACAGGCCGCCGGCCGCGACGGCGGCGCCCAGCAGGGACAGCAGTCCCTGGCTGTGCAGTGTCCGCCGGTCCAGGTCCCGTTCGGCCTCGTTGACGGTCTTGAGTTCGGTGAGCATCCGGCTGCGCAGGAAGTCGCCCAGCCCGAACAGCCGCACCTCCTTGGCCGCGTCGGGACTGGTGAGAAGGGCACTGAAGAAGATCTGGCGGCGCGTGTTGGAGCTGATGCCCCACATCGTGCCGGCCCTGCGGCGGCTCAGCGCGAGCTGCACCCGGGCTGACGGCAACGCGGCGGCGATGACGATGACGACCATGACCGGACTGAGCACGGTCAGCGTGACGATGAACCCCAGCAGCGTCAGGATGCCCTGGCAGATCGCCAGGGACGAGCCGACGATCTGCTGCGGAGCGTTCTGGCCGGCCTCGTGGGCCAGCCGCAGTTCGTCGTGGAAGGAGGGGTTCTCGAAGCGGCTGAGCCCGGGGTCGGCGTTGACGGCCCGGAACAGCCGGTCGTAGATCAGCCTCTGAAGCCCCCGGTGCAGCTGCCCGTTGAGATACTCGGAAACGTGCGGCAGGACGATCAGAGCCAGGCCCGCCACCCCGAGGGCGGCTGCGAGCGGGAGCAGGCCGCTCCGGCCCCCGCCGCCGGCCAGCCCGTCGAGGACCAGCTTGGTCAGCCAGGCGGCTGCCACCGGCGCCACCCCCATGAGCAGCACCACCACCAGCGAACCTGCCACGGCGGCCGGCTGCGCCCGCCAGGCCAGCTCGCCCGCGACCTGTCCGCGGCGGAACAGGGAGCCCGCCCCGGAGCTCCTTCCCTCTTGACCCTCGGGTCCTTCGGCCTCCCTCACGTGTGCGCCGCCGGCGGCAGGGTGTGCGGGCGCCGGAGCGCACGACCCGCGCGATCCCCGCGGAGAACGCCGGCAGCGCGGCGCCGGCCGGCACGGAGCCGACCGGCGCCGCCCACCGGACCGCCGGCAGTACGACGACGCACACCTCGGAGAGGAAGGACCACCGAGGCGCTCGACAGGGTCGCCTTGTCCGCCGGGAGTGCGGCCATGTTCGGCACGGAGGCGCGGAAGGCAGGGAAGGAGTCCCGGCCGCGCACCTTGCCGAACACTGCCACCAGGAAGACGACACCCGGTGCACATCGGCAGGCCGGCGCCACGTACCGCATGACGGTCACTCAGCTGGGGTCTCGATCAGCGCCAGGGGGTGCAGGCCGTGCGACCGGCGGCGATGCAGCATGTCCGGCGCACGCTGTACCCGACCCACTTCGTCTCGTCCCAGCAGGTCTCCGCGGCAGCGGAGGCCGTGGGCAGCAGCTTGGCGAGCAGGCGGTCGCCCAGGTTGTTGAGGGAACGGATCATGAGATTCTCCTCTGTCGAGCCGTACGGCGTCATCGACACCGACTGTCTGCCGGGCGTTGAGCGCCTCGTCCGTGCGTCATTCCGAGCCGCCGGAGTCGGTGATCATTGCTTGTGGCGCCTGCACCGTAAACCGGACCAAGATCGGAGAATAATGGGGGAGATCGCCATGTCAGGCGGTTCCGCTTCAACAGCTTATGATCTTGACATTAGCCCGCGGAGTGCTGACGACCAGGTCTACGCGTCCCTAAGGTTAATTTCGGACAGGCCCCTCTGATTCCTGTCACGGAGAATTCTCTCCGCGGCGACGGCCTTCTGCGGCACTCCCGGATCCCGCGCCCGGCGCAGCCGGCAGGACGGCGTCGGCCGTGCCGGCGCGGCATGCGCCGTCTCCCGCGCGCCGTCTCCCGCGCCGTTTCCCGCGCGCCGGCTTCAGCCGGCCGGGTCGAGGGCGAGTGGCGCCCGGCCGGGCACATGCCCCACAAGGACCTGTCCGGACGCGGCTCGGTCAGGTGAGGGCGTTGAAGCCCGCCCGGAGGTGGCTGAGGCGTTGGGAGAGGTCGGACATCGGGCCTGAGAGGCTGGGGTCGTTGGCCTTGCGGACCAGCTCGCTGACCCGGGCGAGCTCGTCCTCGACCGCGGTGAGGCGTCTGGACAGCTCGGGGAGGACGGCCGCCTGGTCGTCGGCGTCGCCGGGGGGCAGCTCGGCGGAGAGGCGTTCGCGGAGCATGGAGGCCTGCTCGGCCAGGCGGCGGTTCATGTTGTAGAGCTCGACGAACACCGCGACCTTGGCCCGGAGCACCCAGGGGTCGAACGGCTTGGTGAGGTAGTCGACCGCGCCGGCGGCGTAGCTGCGGAAGGCGTAGTCGGGGGCGCTGTCGACCACGGTCAGGAAGATGATCGGGATGTTGCGCGTGCGTTCGCGGCGCTTGATGTGGGAGGCGGTCTCGAAGCCGTCCATGCCGGGCATGCGCACATCCAGCAGGATCAGCGCGAACTCGGTGTTGAGCAGGGCTTTGAGCGCCTCCTCGCCGGACCTGGCCCGGATGGGTATCAGATCGAGGGAGCTGAGGATCGCTTCGAGCGCGATCAGGTTCTCCTCCCGGTCGTCCACCAGGAGGATCTTGGCTCGGTCCGGCATTGATCACGCCCCTTCGTCGGAGTCGCCTGCTGGCTTGCCCCGGGTGAGCCAGCCGCGCAGGCGTTCCAGCAGGCGGTCGACGTCCACGGGTTTGGGCACGTAGTCGGAGGCGCCGGACGCGATGCTTTTCTCCCGGTCTCCCTGCATGACCTTAGCGGTAAGCGCGATGATCGGCAGGTCGGCGAACTGGGGCATCCGCCGGATCGCGGACGTGGTGGCCCAGCCGTCCATCTCGGGCATCATGATGTCCATCAGGACCAGCGCGACGTCCTCGTTGCGTTCGAGCTGCTCGATGCCCTCCCGGCCGTTCTCGGCGTAGACCACCGTGGAGCCGTACCGTTCGAGGACGCTGGTCAGGGCGAAGACGTTGCGGATGTCGTCGTCCACGATCAGGATCTTGGCTCCGGTCAGCGGATCGTCGCCGCCCTTCCACGCCGGGCCCTCGTTCTGCGGGAAGTGCGAGACCGGCAGTTCCTCCGGCAGCGCCAGCTCCGGAAGGTCGTCGGGCTCCTCCAGCACTCCGATGAGCGTCTGGTTGCGCGGCGAGGAGTTCGGCGCGGCCGCCCCGCCGTCGCGCGAGGACAGCGGCCCTCCGTAGGACGGCGGCAGGTAGAGGGTGAAGGTGCTTCCCTGCCCCACCTCGCTGACCACGTGGATCTCGCCGCCGAGCAGGCGGGCGATCTCGCGGCAGATGGACAGGCCCAGGCCCGTCCCGCCGTACTTGCGGCTCGTGGTGCCGTCGGCCTGGCGGAACGCCTCGAAGATGACCTCCAGCTTGTCGGCGGCTATGCCGATGCCGGTGTCCACCACCTCGAAGGCGAGGATGCCGTCGGCGCCGCGCAGGGTGTCGTCCACGAAGGCCACCGCGCGCTGGGCGTGGATCACGCGCAGCCGTACCTCGCCCTTGGGGGTGAACTTGATCGCGTTGGAGAGCAGGTTGCGCAGCACCTGCTGGAGGCGCTGCTCGTCGGTGCGGAGCTCCTGCGGGACCGACGAGTCCACCTCGACGGCGAACGACAGCCCCTTGTCCTGGGCCAGCGGTGCGAAGGTGGCCTCGAAGTAGTCGACGAGCTTGGGCAGGGAGATCTGCTGGGGGTGGATGTCCATCCGCCCGGCCTCGACCTTGGACAGGTCCAGGATGTCGTTGATCAGCTGGAGCAGGGCGGAGCCGGCGCCGTGGATGGTCCTGGCGAACTCCACCTGCTGGACGGTGAGGTTGCCCTCGGCGTTCTCG comes from Streptosporangium roseum DSM 43021 and encodes:
- a CDS encoding NYN domain-containing protein; this translates as MDRCALFVDAGYLLADGAMAVHGTRHREAVSWDYPGLLKLLGNLSKERTGLPLLRCYWYEASVEGRRTAEHDALADLPGLKLRLSRIRPGRREGVDAQVHRDLMTLARNSAVCDAVVVSGDEDLAQVVCDAQDLGIRVTVVHITADGSWAVSRSLRQECDDLIEIGSSHLRPYVSLAGAMETPALSNGHQPGGNGQAPASLGNGAPPAAPVVQAPRATPPPAPSQPALPSYPSYNHEPPQAPAPQQPQPAPAPQPLAAPNGPTGPLQPPPQAQQYASGNTGNMPGYQPGQLGAYTGPQAAPVPVQNASNSSTTTLSDAVKAAHKEGHDFGESVAKDAPALWLEAVLARKPRMPSDLEARLLQGSSLPIDFLLHDEVRHALRRGFWDALERARR
- a CDS encoding ABC transporter ATP-binding protein encodes the protein MREAEGPEGQEGRSSGAGSLFRRGQVAGELAWRAQPAAVAGSLVVVLLMGVAPVAAAWLTKLVLDGLAGGGGRSGLLPLAAALGVAGLALIVLPHVSEYLNGQLHRGLQRLIYDRLFRAVNADPGLSRFENPSFHDELRLAHEAGQNAPQQIVGSSLAICQGILTLLGFIVTLTVLSPVMVVIVIAAALPSARVQLALSRRRAGTMWGISSNTRRQIFFSALLTSPDAAKEVRLFGLGDFLRSRMLTELKTVNEAERDLDRRTLHSQGLLSLLGAAVAAGGLFWAVLTAIEGGLSVGDVSVFVAAVAGVQTALTLIVGQWASAHNALLMFGYYLGVVQADPGLPVAAEPTALPPLREGIELRDVWFRYDDGHPWVLRGVDLFIPHGQAVALVGLNGAGKSTLVKLLCRLYDPVRGSIHWDGVDLRDVHPDDLRARVGAVFQDYMSYDLTATENIMLGDLTAGADPELVRTAARRAGIHDTLDDLPRGYDTLLSRIFFGDNDDRQAGVTLSGGQWQRLALARALMRHHRDLLILDEPSSGLDAEAEHAVHLGLRRHRAGRTSVLISHRLGALRDADLIIVLSEGKITERGSHSELMALGGEYARLFSLQASGYELAPDPSAAPSGKP
- a CDS encoding response regulator, giving the protein MPDRAKILLVDDREENLIALEAILSSLDLIPIRARSGEEALKALLNTEFALILLDVRMPGMDGFETASHIKRRERTRNIPIIFLTVVDSAPDYAFRSYAAGAVDYLTKPFDPWVLRAKVAVFVELYNMNRRLAEQASMLRERLSAELPPGDADDQAAVLPELSRRLTAVEDELARVSELVRKANDPSLSGPMSDLSQRLSHLRAGFNALT